The Theropithecus gelada isolate Dixy chromosome X, Tgel_1.0, whole genome shotgun sequence genome includes a window with the following:
- the LOC112615352 gene encoding protein SSX5-like isoform X2 — protein MNRDEDCAKRARDDAQTPEKIQKAFDDIAKYFSKKDWEKMKTSEKIIYVYMKRKYEAMTKLGFKVTLPPFMRNKRATDFQGNDSDNDCNRGNQVERPQMTSGRLQGIFPKDPKGGNMPGPTHCVRESSW, from the exons ATGAACAGAGATGAAGACTGTGCAAAGAGAGCTAGGGATGATGCTCAAACACCAGAGAAGATACAAAAG gcctTCGATGATATTGCCAAATACTTCTCTAAGAAAGACTGGGAAAAGATGAAAACCTCAGAGAAAATAATCTATGTGTATATGAAGAGAAAGTATGAGGCCATGACTAAACTAG GTTTCAAGGTCACCCTCCCACCTTTCATGCGTAATAAACGGGCCACAGACTTCCAGGGGAATGATTCTGATAATGACTGTAACCGTGGGAATCAGG TTGAACGTCCTCAGATGACTTCCGGCAGGCTCCAGGGAATCTTCCCAAAG GACCCAAAAGGGGGAAACATGCCTGGACCCACACACTGCGTGAGAGAAAGCAGCTGGTGA
- the LOC112615352 gene encoding protein SSX3-like isoform X1, translating into MNRDEDCAKRARDDAQTPEKIQKAFDDIAKYFSKKDWEKMKTSEKIIYVYMKRKYEAMTKLGFKVTLPPFMRNKRATDFQGNDSDNDCNRGNQVERPQMTSGRLQGIFPKIMPKKPAEEGNDWKGVPEASGPQNHGKQLCPPGKPNTSEKINKRSGNREAQEKEERQGRAHPWCSQNTHNIHLLSLSSSMGAVLVTPKTISHNRDPKGGNMPGPTHCVRESSW; encoded by the exons ATGAACAGAGATGAAGACTGTGCAAAGAGAGCTAGGGATGATGCTCAAACACCAGAGAAGATACAAAAG gcctTCGATGATATTGCCAAATACTTCTCTAAGAAAGACTGGGAAAAGATGAAAACCTCAGAGAAAATAATCTATGTGTATATGAAGAGAAAGTATGAGGCCATGACTAAACTAG GTTTCAAGGTCACCCTCCCACCTTTCATGCGTAATAAACGGGCCACAGACTTCCAGGGGAATGATTCTGATAATGACTGTAACCGTGGGAATCAGG TTGAACGTCCTCAGATGACTTCCGGCAGGCTCCAGGGAATCTTCCCAAAG ATCATGCCCAAGAAGCCAGCAGAAGAAGGAAATGATTGGAAGGGAGTGCCAGAAGcatctggcccacaaaaccatggGAAACAGCTGTGCCCTCcgggaaaaccaaatacctctgAGAAGATTAACAAGAGATCTG gaaatagggaggcccaagaaaaggaagagaggcagggaagAGCTCATCCGTGgtgcagtcagaacacacataaCATTCATCTATTAAGTCTGTCATCGTCTATGGGTGCAGTTCTTGTTACCCCCAAAACGATTTCacacaacagg GACCCAAAAGGGGGAAACATGCCTGGACCCACACACTGCGTGAGAGAAAGCAGCTGGTGA